The Glycine soja cultivar W05 chromosome 8, ASM419377v2, whole genome shotgun sequence genome has a window encoding:
- the LOC114421604 gene encoding lipoxygenase 6, chloroplastic, whose translation MLALKPLPSDLSLRPSPATLAINRRRRIQFPASVRRSVDVKAAVSGGDKSQTTSTTTTSPSLDSKERKGKSSVASSGSGIDEEGIQVKAVVTIRKKMKENITEKLGDQWENMVNGFGQGIQIQLISEEIHPVTNSGKSVQSYVRGWLPKPSNVAYIVEYSAEFSVPSDFGCPGAVLVTNLHGKEFYLVEIIVHGFSGGPIFFPANTWIHSRNDNPETRIIFKNKAYLPSQTPAGIKDLRREDLLSIRGTQHGQRKQHDRIYDYATYNDLGNPDKDEELARPVLGGHEMPYPRRCRTGRPPTLSDPLSESRIEKPHPVYVPRDETFEEIKQDTFSAGRLKALFHNLLPSLAATLSSSDVPFKCFSDIDKLYIDGVVLRDEEQKGVMENLLVGKVMKQVLSAGESLLKYEIPAVIKGDKFCWLRDNEFARQTLAGVNPVNIELLKEFPIRSKLDPSLYGPSESAITKELLEQELGGMNLEQAIEEKRLFILDYHDMLLPFIKKMNSLPGRKAYASRTILFNTKTGILRPIAIELSLPQTHSSPQNKRIYTQGHDATTHWIWKLAKAHVCSNDAGIHQLVNHWLRTHACMEPYIIATRRQLSSMHPIYKLLHPHMRYTLEINALARQNLINGGGIIEASFSPGKYAMELSSAAYKKLWRFDMESLPADLIRRGMAVDDPSMPCGVKLVIDDYPYAADGLLIWSAIKEWVESYVAHFYSDPNSVTSDVELQAWWREIKLKGHSDKKNEPWWPKLDTKEDLSGILTTMIWIASGQHAAINFGQYPFGGYVPNRPTLMRKLIPQENDPDYEKFIQNPQLVFLSSLPTQLQATKVMAVQDTLSTHSPDEEYLGQLKPLQNHWINDHEIMELFNKFSARLEEIEEIINARNKDPRLRNRSGAGVPPYELLLPSSGPGVTGRGIPNSISI comes from the exons ATGTTGGCGCTCAAGCCTCTCCCCTCAGATCTCTCCCTCCGCCCATCTCCGGCGACCCTCGCCATCAACCGCCGCCGGAGGATCCAGTTCCCAGCCTCCGTGCGGCGAAGCGTGGATGTTAAAGCGGCGGTCAGCGGCGGAGACAAGAGCCAGACGACATCGACGACGACGACGTCTCCTTCGTTGGACAgcaaagagaggaaagggaagAGTTCAGTGGCATCATCTGGCTCTGGCATTGATGAAGAAGGAATACAAGTGAAGGCAGTGGTGACAATaaggaagaagatgaaggaaaaTATCACTGAGAAGCTTGGGGATCAGTGGGAGAACATGGTCAACGGCTTCGGTCAAGGGATCCAGATTCAACTCATCAGCGAGGAAATTCACCCTG ttaCTAATTCTGGGAAAAGCGTGCAATCCTACGTGAGAGGGTGGCTACCGAAGCCGTCGAACGTTGCTTACATTGTGGAATACTCTGCTGAATTCAGCGTACCAAGTGACTTTGGATGCCCCGGTGCTGTTCTTGTCACCAATCTTCATGGAAAAGAGTTCTACCTAGTTGAGATCATCGTTCATGGCTTCAGCGGAGGACCCATTTTCTTCCCAGCAAACACGTGGATTCATTCGCGTAACGACAACCCCGAAACCAGAATCATTTTCAAGAACAAA GCATACTTACCGTCGCAAACACCGGCTGGCATCAAAGATCTTCGACGCGAGGACTTGCTAAGCATAAGGGGTACCCAACACGGGCAAAGAAAGCAACATGATAGAATCTATGATTATGCTACGTACAATGACTTGGGCAACCCTGATAAGGATGAGGAACTTGCTAGGCCAGTCCTTGGGGGTCACGAAATGCCTTACCCTCGTCGTTGTAGAACTGGAAGACCTCCCACTCTCTCTG ATCCACTGTCTGAGAGTAGAATTGAAAAGCCTCATCCTGTTTATGTGCCACGGGATGAAACTTTTGAGGAGATCAAACAGGACACTTTCTCTGCTGGAAGGTTGAAAGCTCTGTTCCACAATCTTTTGCCATCGCTCGCAGCCACTCTGTCGAGTTCAGACGTTCCTTTCAAGTGCTTCTCCGACATTGACAAGCTTTATATCGATGGTGTTGTTCTGAGAGATGAAGAGCAAAAAGGGGTAATGGAAAATCTCTTAGTTGGCAAGGTGATGAAACAAGTCCTGAGTGCTGGGGAGAGTTTGTTGAAGTATGAGATCCCTGCGGTTATAAAAG GGGATAAATTTTGTTGGTTGCGGGACAATGAATTTGCAAGACAGACCTTAGCTGGGGTCAATCCAGTGAATATTGAGCTGTTGAAG GAATTTCCCATCCGCAGCAAGCTAGATCCTTCTCTCTATGGCCCTTCTGAATCAGCAATAACAAAGGAACTTCTAGAGCAAGAACTTGGTGGAATGAACTTGGAACAG GCTATTGAGGAAAAGAGACTGTTTATCCTTGATTACCATGATATGCTTTTGCCGTTCATCAAGAAGATGAACTCTTTGCCTGGGAGGAAAGCTTATGCCTCTCGGACAATTCTCTTCAATACAAAGACTGGTATTTTGCGCCCTATAGCAATTGAGCTTTCACTTCCTCAAACGCACTCTTCCCCACAAAACAAACGAATTTACACACAAGGGCATGATGCCACAACACACTGGATTTGGAAGTTGGCAAAAGCTCATGTATGCTCAAATGATGCTGGCATCCATCAACTAGTAAATCATTG GTTGAGAACTCATGCATGCATGGAGCCATATATTATTGCTACTCGTAGACAACTAAGCTCAATGCATCCAATTTACAAGCTGCTACACCCTCATATGCGCTACACATTAGAAATTAATGCACTAGCTCGGCAAAATCTGATAAATGGAGGTGGTATAATTGAGGCATCTTTCAGTCCAGGAAAGTATGCCATGGAGCTTAGTTCAGCAGCTTACAAGAAATTGTGGCGATTTGACATGGAGTCACTGCCAGCAGATCTTATTCGGAG gggcATGGCAGTAGATGACCCTTCAATGCCCTGTGGTGTAAAACTTGTGATTGATGACTACCCTTATGCTGCAGATGGACTCTTGATCTGGTCAGCCATAAAAGAATGGGTAGAATCTTATGTAGCACACTTCTACTCCGATCCAAATTCAGTCACATCTGATGTTGAGCTCCAAGCATGGTGGAGAGAAATCAAGTTAAAGGGTCActctgacaaaaaaaatgaacctTGGTGGCCTAAACTCGATACCAAAGAGGACCTATCCGGTATACTTACCACAATGATATGGATTGCTTCAGGCCAACATGCTGCCATAAACTTTGGACAATACCCCTTTGGAGGATATGTGCCTAACCGCCCTACCCTCATGAGAAAACTCATCCCTCAGGAGAATGATCCAGATTATGAGAAGTTTATTCAAAATCCTCAGCTTGTTTTCCTATCATCACTACCTACTCAACTTCAAGCTACCAAAGTTATGGCTGTTCAGGACACACTGTCCACTCATTCACCTGATGAAGAGTACTTGGGTCAACTTAAACCTCTGCAGAATCATTGGATCAATGATCATGAAATCAtggaattatttaataaattttctgCTAGACTGGAGGAAATAGAGGAAATAATAAATGCAAGAAACAAGGACCCCCGTTTGAGAAACAGAAGTGGTGCTGGTGTCCCTCCCTATGAACTGTTGCTTCCCTCGTCAGGGCCAGGGGTAACCGGTCGTGGAATTCCCAACAGCATATCTATATGA
- the LOC114420887 gene encoding urease-like: protein MNLMEFNESLFTLYVGITTLVGGGTRPTAGTRATTCTPAPSQMKLMLQSTDDLPLNFGFTGKGSSSKPDELHEIIKAGAMGLKLHEDWGSASAAIDSAGGGHAPDIIKVCGMKNVLPSSTNPTRPLTVNTIDEHLDMLMVCHHLNREIPEDLAFACSRIREGTIAAEDTLHDIGAISIISSDSQAMGRVGERVEAVGNVRKLTKLDMKLNDSLPQITADPEKYTVTADGENLTSFATTYAPLSRNYFLF, encoded by the exons ATGAATTTGATGGAGTTTAACGAGTCCTTATTTACTTTGTATGTAGGCATCACAACATTAGTGGGAGGGGGAACCAGACCGACTGCTGGAACACGCGCCACAACTTGTACACCAGCACCATCTCAGATGAAACTAATGCTGCAATCAACTGATGACCTGCCTCTAAACTTTGGTTTCACTGGCAAA GGGAGTAGTTCCAAGCCTGATGAACTGCATGAAATAATCAAGGCTGGAGCAATGGGGCTGAAGCTGCATGAGGACTGGGGAAGTGCTTCCGCAGCAATAGACA GTGCAGGTGGTGGTCATGCTCCAGATATAATCAAAGTATGTGGTATGAAAAATGTCCTGCCCTCATCAACAAACCCAACGCGCCCTTTAACTGTCAATACTATAGATGAGCATCTTGACATGCTG ATGGTCTGCCATCATCTGAATAGGGAAATTCCAGAAGACTTAGCTTTTGCATGTTCAAGGATAAGAGAGGGAACAATTGCTGCTGAAGATACTTTGCATGATATTGGGGCAATTAGCATTATATCTTCTGATTCACAGGCTATGGGTCGAGTTGGAGAG AGGGTGGAAGCAGTAGGCAATGTGAGGAAGCTCACCAAACTAGACATGAAACTTAATGACTCTCTTCCACAAATCACTGCCGACCCAGAAAAGTACACTGTTACAGCAGATGGTGAGAACCTCACCAGCTTTGCAACCACCTATGCTCCCCTTTCTCGAAATTACTTCCTTTTTTAA